One Thermococcus sp. M36 genomic window, TGCCCGAGGAGGCTCTCATAGTTGTGGACATGCAGCGGGACTTCATGCCCGGCGGTGCTCTGCCCGTTCCGGATGGCGACAGGATAATCACCAGGTGCAACCACTATATCGAGGAGTTCCGGAGGCGTGGTGCCCTTATAGTTGCCACCCGTGACTGGCACCCACCTAACCACATCAGCTTCAATGAGAGGGGTGGTCCCTGGCCGGCGCACTGTGTTCAGGGGACGAAAGGAGCGGAGTTCGTCGTTGAACTGCCCGCGGATGCAGTGATAATATCAAAGGCGGCCGAGCCAGATAAGGAGGCCTACTCTGGCTTTGAGGGCACAGATTTGGCAGAAATCCTCAAAAAGAACGGTGTAAAGCGCGTTTATGTCTGCGGAGTTGCCACGGAGTACTGCGTAAGAGCCACTTCCCTTGACGCGGTTAAGCACGGCTTCGAGACCTACCTCCTCCGCGACGCGGTTAAGGGCATTAAGCCTGAGGACGAGGAGATGGCGTTGAGGGAGATGGAGAGGGCCGGTGTGAAGGTTCTCCGTTGACCACTGCCCTCTTCCATTCTTTCAGGAGTACGAGGAGCAGGTTGAGAACTATCGGACCTATTATGAGGCCCTTAATCCCCATGGCCCAGGTTCCGCCTATCATGCCGATGAAAACCAGAGTTTCATCGAGGTCGGTGTCCTTCGCCACCATCATGGGTCTTACCGTGTAGTCTGGCATGGGGGAGACGAAGAAGAACCCGTAGAGCGCTATTCCTGCCGCGTGGAAGTATGCCCCGTTTTTGATAAAGTATGCAGCCGCGATAAGCCATATCATCCAGCCCTCAAAGAGGGGGACGAAGCTGAAAAGGAACGTTAGGAAGCCCGCCACTATCGCTGTATATACGTCGGAAACCCCGAAAGCGATGAACCCCAGTGTCATGAGCACGCCCTTAACGACATTGAGGACGAGCCACGCCCTGATGAGTGCTCCAAGGGTTTTGTTGAGGCTTTTAAGGATCTCCTCACCAAGATGGCGGTTTTTTTCCGGGATGAAAAGGTGGATCTCCCGTATTATTTCATCGGAGTATGCGAGCGTGTAGTAGAATGTAAAAAGGAACACCACGAGCTGGAGAAGGTACATGGGGAGGGAGAAGGCATGCCGTGAAAGGTAGTCAGAGAGCCTTGGGATGAACTGATCCGAGAAGTTCTGGATGAAGCCCATAACGCCCCCGGGCAGGGGCTGGCTGGTGAGCCACTGGAAGAAGTCAACGACGCTGTGGTAGAAGGATGATGCAACCTGGACAGATATCATCAGCAGCTTAAAGGTGGTGATCCCGCCTATTAGAAGCATTCCTGCGGTCAGCAGGCGGGCGGAGGGGACATTGCCCAGCCTCGGACTCAGTGCCCTGTGAAGTGGGTATGCTGCATACGCGAGGACGACGGCAAAGAACATCGCGGTGATTAGGGGACTAACCGTCATCCATGCCAGGTATGCTATCACAAGTACAACCGTGACCCAGACGGCGGCCTCCCCCTTCATAGTGCACCGAGGGGTTTATTAACTGATACCTTATAAACCATGCGCGGTGTTGGGTATGGAAAGGGAGCTCACCGAGCGGATGGCAGGCTATATACGCAGGGGAGACCACTACCTTGAGGAAAAACGGTTTGACATGGCATACACTGCGTACATGGATGCCTTATACACCCTGGGTGCGTACCTTATCTACAGGGACACCGGGCTCCTCCTGTCTGTGGGGGAGATGATGCGCATCCTGGAGGGGCGGTACCCTGAGGTTCATAGGATCATCGTTGCCTACGAGGGGGTAACCTCCCCGGGAGAGGACACGGTAAGTTCTTTAAGGAGAGATGTGGAAAGGCTTAGAGGGATGATGAATTTGCCGAGTTCTGAGGAGTGATGAGGTTTAGATACTGACCCCCCAGTCCCATGGGCGGACGAGCCTTGATGAAATAAGCCTCTTCCCCGCCCCTGTGCATTCCTCTGTAACGTCCTCCAGTGTCTTGGCGAGTCCCGGGCCGCCGTGAACCGTGACCAAGACGACCGCTTTCCCGAACCGGAACGTTATGTATACTACGCCCCCGTCCCTTACCTCCACGCCCTCCGGTGCGCCCGTTATCAGGAAAGCACCCCTCTCCCCTCTGCGGTTCCAGATGGAAGTGATCTCCAGCGCCCCATTGGTGTAGAAGATGTTCATGAACGGTAGGCCATCCTCCGGTGTGAGGGGGTACTTTTTTCTGAGATACATGATTGCCTTTCCCCTCGCGGTTCCAACGAATATGGAGCCGCAGAGGTCATCAATGTATGAACCCAAAGCTTCATAAACCATATCGCCAGACTCACCCACTGTCATCACCCTTATTATATACTTTAGAGGAGTATATTGGTAATTGCTCGTTAACGGTGATTTGCATGAGGATCGTTGCGGCAGATACAGGCGGCGCGCTGCTGACCGAGGACTACGAGCCGGTCGGGCTTATAGCGACTGCAGCTGTGCTGGTCGAAAAGCCCTACAGAACCGCCGCGCTGAGCCTCGCTAGGTACGCTGACCCATTCAGTTACGACATGAGCGGCAGGCAGGCGATAAAAGATGAAGCCTATCTTGCGGTCGAGCTGGCGAGGGAGGTTAAACCTGACGTGATCCACCTCGACTCGACCATAGGCGGGATTGAGGTCAGGAAGCTCGACGAGCCGACGATAGATGCACTCACGATAACAGACAAGGGTAAGGAAGTCTGGAAAGACCTGGCCAAGGACCTGCGGCCACTGGCAAAGAGATTCTGGGAGGAGACTGGAATAGAGATAATCGCGATAGGCAAGTCCAGCGTCCCGGTGAGGATAGCGGAGATCTACTCCGGCCTCTACACCACAAAGTGGGCTATTGACTACGCCAGAGAGAACGGCAGGGCTGTCGTTGGCCTCCCAAGGTATATGAAAGTCGAGATACGCTCCGGGAAAATCTATGGCGAGAGCCTTGACCCCCGCGAGGGCGGCCTTTTCGGGGAAATCGAGGCAAACACGGAGGGAATCGGCTGGGAGCTCTACCCGAATCCCCTCGTCAGGCGCTTCATGGTGCTTGAAGTGTGGAGGGAGTGAGGGCAAAAACTTAAAAGCGTTACATGCATACTTTTATTGAGGGTAACAATGGAGCCTTGGCCCGCCATTATTTACACCCTCCTGATGCTGGTTCCCGTTGGGATATCATCGGTAATGGCCAGCGGGCTTTACTGGTTCTTCCATGACCCCTTTTCCCGCCCGGGGAGCCCAGATTACCTCGGCCCTGACAACTGGGCGAGGATAAGGAACGGGGCGGTGCGGCTTTTCCTGCCGTTCTCTACACTCATCTGGCTGCTGTCATTGGTGAACTTTGAGCTTGGCTTGGCGATTGGATTCTTCCTAGTTGTCGTTTACGTGGCTATATTCTACGCGATAATCTCGGACGAGGTTGAGGACGCGAGAAGGGAAAGAAAAAGTGGCTGGCGTTACGGCTGGTATTAGTCCAGCTCGCTCGGGAACTTTATCGCATCGAACGGGCAGAGCTGGTTGCAGACGCCACAGCCGGTACATAGCAGGTTGTCTATCTTCACCTTGTTCGTCTCTGGGTCGTAAACGAGCGCCGGACAGCCGGTTAAGAGGATGCAGGCCTTGCAGCCGGTGCACTTCTCTTCGACGACGAGCGGTATCTCGCCTATCTCACCGCGCCTTATGACCGGGATGACACACTCTTGCTTCGCTATTATTACCGCTGGCCCTTCAACCTTCATGGCCTCTTTGATGGCTTCCCTTGTGGCCTTTAGGTCATAAGGGTCAACGGTCTTGACGTATTTGACTCCCAAAGCTTTGACGAGGGCCTCGATGTCTATCTCGTTGAACCTCCTGCCGGTTTCACTGCCTCCGGTTCCGGGGTGAGGCTGGTGGCCGGTCATTGCGGTGGT contains:
- a CDS encoding nicotinamidase translates to MPEEALIVVDMQRDFMPGGALPVPDGDRIITRCNHYIEEFRRRGALIVATRDWHPPNHISFNERGGPWPAHCVQGTKGAEFVVELPADAVIISKAAEPDKEAYSGFEGTDLAEILKKNGVKRVYVCGVATEYCVRATSLDAVKHGFETYLLRDAVKGIKPEDEEMALREMERAGVKVLR
- a CDS encoding DUF4152 family protein, with the protein product MRIVAADTGGALLTEDYEPVGLIATAAVLVEKPYRTAALSLARYADPFSYDMSGRQAIKDEAYLAVELAREVKPDVIHLDSTIGGIEVRKLDEPTIDALTITDKGKEVWKDLAKDLRPLAKRFWEETGIEIIAIGKSSVPVRIAEIYSGLYTTKWAIDYARENGRAVVGLPRYMKVEIRSGKIYGESLDPREGGLFGEIEANTEGIGWELYPNPLVRRFMVLEVWRE
- a CDS encoding AI-2E family transporter, translated to MKGEAAVWVTVVLVIAYLAWMTVSPLITAMFFAVVLAYAAYPLHRALSPRLGNVPSARLLTAGMLLIGGITTFKLLMISVQVASSFYHSVVDFFQWLTSQPLPGGVMGFIQNFSDQFIPRLSDYLSRHAFSLPMYLLQLVVFLFTFYYTLAYSDEIIREIHLFIPEKNRHLGEEILKSLNKTLGALIRAWLVLNVVKGVLMTLGFIAFGVSDVYTAIVAGFLTFLFSFVPLFEGWMIWLIAAAYFIKNGAYFHAAGIALYGFFFVSPMPDYTVRPMMVAKDTDLDETLVFIGMIGGTWAMGIKGLIIGPIVLNLLLVLLKEWKRAVVNGEPSHRPSPSPSTPSPRPQA